The Urbifossiella limnaea genome has a window encoding:
- the dnaE gene encoding DNA polymerase III subunit alpha, whose translation MADRKFAHLHLHTHYSLLDGFNRIPALVEQTAKLGMTALAVTDHGNLYGAIEFYTKCREKGINPVIGYEAYLAPGARTEKKAARQGDAYSHLTLLAKNEQGFRNLIKLSSIAFLEGFYYHPRIDREVLEAHKDGLICLSGCLAGEFNQYILADKPKEAKALAAWFARLFGKDFYVEIQNNGIGLQDQCTPVAVEIANKLGVPLVATADAHYLCATDAEAHDVLFCINTGQKRDPRKRKYPEERMPNPYYVRSPDDMYKLFPGFEDAVARSQEIADGVDIRLDFKKRHFPVFQPPTGMTPEDYLRQLCVEGVRERYGDNPSDAVTARLEHELNTINKMGFASYFLIVWDFVRYARAEGIPSTARGSGCGAIVSYVLYLSHVCPLEYDLLFERFLDPNRSEAPDIDIDFCQDRRGLVIEYVKRKYGAESVAQIGTFGTLAAKAALKDVGRVLDVPLDRVNALCKLVPMKGAIAADLDEAMASPDFRREYDQDPQVKTLVDIALKLEGTNRNVGTHAAGVVIANGPITDYVPVQRPPKKGADGSEASDVTMTTQWEMGILEKVGMLKMDFLGLRNLTVLDNCVKLIKRTRGLDVDPMAFPLDDKATYDLLQRGDAKGVFQLESEGIRELLKRMKPDNIRDLIAVLALYRPGPLEGGMVDEYIECKHGRRKPAYPHPITEPILVETHGVMVYQEQVMRILNKLGGIELAQAYACIKAISKKKYDIIDARKADFVKGCVANGLTEEKGAEIFDLIVKFGGYGFNKSHTAAYAQIGYQTAYLKTHFTAEYMAALLSSEIDDGNKRDVMVDHIADARRLGVDVLPPDVNRGLADFTVHNNRIVFGLTAIKGLGRGAAQEIVRAREQDGKFKDIFDFAERVDRRTVQKAAVEKMVQAGAFDAFGKRAALFQAIPKAYQSADEKASERKRGQKNFFDMFGDGDDGAGPAKAGTAHGLLDVPEWPDAEKLKFEKEALDFYVSSHPLAQHDDQLKRFRTHDAAQVLKLPTGTSVLVAGMVTQFQMRTAQKSGKRWGMFYLEDFTGQCKCILWSDEYARLKDVVVNDAVFLFEGVVEWREGGSSGDLIVKKVLTVDEARREMTKSLLLKMPYTDDQEVLRKLDAVSLVLKRNRGQTPVYLSVRDGNGRQVQLKVSAELAINPGTLRAEELEMLLGPGAVLFTR comes from the coding sequence ATGGCCGACCGCAAGTTCGCGCACCTCCACCTCCACACCCACTACAGCCTCCTCGACGGGTTCAACCGCATCCCCGCCCTCGTCGAACAGACCGCCAAGCTCGGCATGACCGCTCTGGCCGTCACCGACCACGGCAACCTGTACGGCGCGATCGAGTTCTACACCAAGTGCCGCGAGAAGGGGATCAACCCCGTCATCGGCTACGAGGCGTACCTCGCCCCCGGCGCCCGCACCGAGAAGAAGGCGGCGCGGCAGGGCGACGCCTACAGCCACCTCACGCTCCTCGCCAAGAACGAGCAGGGCTTCCGCAACCTCATCAAGCTGTCCAGCATCGCCTTCCTCGAAGGGTTCTACTACCACCCGCGCATCGACCGCGAGGTGCTGGAGGCGCACAAGGACGGCCTCATCTGCCTCAGCGGCTGCCTCGCCGGCGAGTTCAACCAGTACATCCTCGCCGACAAGCCGAAGGAGGCGAAGGCGCTCGCGGCGTGGTTCGCCAGGCTGTTCGGCAAGGATTTTTACGTCGAGATCCAGAACAACGGCATCGGCCTGCAGGACCAGTGCACGCCGGTCGCGGTCGAGATCGCCAACAAGCTGGGCGTGCCGCTCGTGGCCACGGCCGACGCGCACTACCTGTGCGCGACCGACGCCGAGGCGCACGACGTGCTGTTCTGCATCAACACCGGCCAGAAGCGCGACCCGCGCAAGCGCAAGTACCCCGAAGAGCGGATGCCGAACCCGTACTACGTCCGCTCGCCGGACGACATGTACAAGCTGTTCCCCGGGTTCGAGGACGCCGTCGCCCGCAGCCAGGAAATCGCCGACGGGGTGGACATCCGCCTCGACTTCAAGAAGCGCCACTTCCCGGTGTTCCAGCCGCCGACGGGGATGACGCCCGAGGACTACCTGCGCCAGCTGTGCGTCGAGGGCGTGAGGGAGCGGTACGGCGACAACCCCTCCGACGCGGTGACGGCCCGGCTGGAACACGAGCTGAACACCATCAACAAGATGGGGTTCGCCAGCTACTTCCTCATCGTGTGGGACTTCGTCCGCTACGCGCGCGCCGAGGGCATCCCGAGCACGGCCCGCGGCTCCGGGTGCGGGGCGATCGTGTCGTACGTGCTGTACCTCAGCCACGTCTGCCCGCTGGAGTACGACCTGCTGTTCGAGCGGTTCCTCGACCCGAACCGGAGCGAGGCGCCCGACATCGACATCGACTTCTGCCAGGACCGCCGCGGGCTGGTGATCGAGTACGTGAAGCGGAAGTACGGCGCCGAGAGCGTGGCGCAGATCGGCACGTTCGGCACGCTCGCCGCGAAGGCGGCGCTGAAGGACGTGGGCCGCGTGCTCGACGTGCCGCTCGACCGGGTGAACGCGCTGTGCAAGCTGGTGCCGATGAAGGGGGCCATCGCCGCCGACCTGGACGAGGCGATGGCGTCGCCGGACTTCCGCCGCGAGTACGACCAGGACCCGCAGGTGAAGACGCTCGTCGACATCGCGCTGAAGTTGGAGGGCACGAACCGCAACGTGGGGACGCACGCCGCCGGCGTGGTGATCGCCAACGGGCCGATCACCGACTACGTGCCGGTGCAGCGGCCGCCGAAGAAGGGCGCCGACGGGTCGGAAGCGTCCGACGTGACGATGACGACGCAGTGGGAGATGGGCATCCTCGAGAAGGTCGGGATGCTCAAGATGGACTTCCTGGGCCTCCGCAACCTGACGGTGCTGGACAACTGCGTGAAGCTGATCAAGCGGACGCGCGGCCTCGACGTCGACCCGATGGCGTTCCCGCTGGACGACAAGGCGACGTACGACCTGCTCCAGCGCGGCGACGCGAAGGGGGTGTTCCAGCTCGAAAGCGAGGGCATCCGCGAGCTGCTGAAGCGGATGAAGCCGGACAACATCCGCGACCTGATCGCGGTGCTGGCGCTGTACCGCCCCGGCCCGCTGGAGGGCGGGATGGTGGACGAGTACATCGAGTGCAAGCACGGCCGCCGCAAGCCCGCGTACCCGCACCCGATCACCGAGCCGATCCTGGTCGAGACCCACGGGGTCATGGTGTACCAGGAGCAGGTGATGCGCATCCTGAACAAGCTCGGCGGCATCGAGCTGGCGCAGGCGTACGCGTGCATCAAGGCCATCTCGAAGAAGAAGTACGACATCATCGACGCCCGCAAGGCCGACTTCGTGAAGGGGTGCGTGGCCAACGGGCTGACGGAGGAGAAGGGCGCGGAGATCTTCGACCTGATCGTGAAGTTCGGGGGGTACGGGTTCAACAAGTCACACACGGCCGCGTACGCGCAGATCGGGTACCAGACGGCGTACCTGAAGACGCACTTCACCGCCGAGTACATGGCGGCGCTGCTGTCGTCCGAGATCGACGACGGCAACAAGCGCGACGTGATGGTCGACCACATCGCCGACGCCCGCCGGCTCGGCGTCGACGTGCTGCCGCCGGACGTGAACCGCGGCCTCGCCGACTTTACGGTTCACAACAACCGCATCGTCTTCGGCCTCACCGCCATCAAGGGGCTCGGCCGCGGCGCCGCCCAGGAGATCGTCCGCGCCCGCGAGCAGGACGGCAAGTTCAAGGACATCTTCGACTTCGCCGAGCGCGTGGACCGCCGCACCGTCCAGAAGGCCGCCGTCGAGAAGATGGTGCAGGCCGGCGCGTTCGACGCCTTCGGCAAGCGGGCGGCGCTGTTCCAGGCCATCCCGAAGGCGTACCAGTCGGCCGACGAGAAGGCCAGCGAGCGGAAGCGCGGGCAGAAGAACTTCTTCGACATGTTCGGCGACGGCGACGACGGCGCGGGGCCGGCCAAGGCCGGCACCGCCCACGGCCTGCTCGACGTGCCCGAGTGGCCGGACGCCGAGAAGCTGAAGTTCGAGAAGGAGGCGCTCGACTTCTACGTCAGCAGCCACCCGCTGGCGCAGCACGACGACCAGCTGAAGCGGTTCCGCACCCACGACGCGGCGCAGGTGCTGAAGCTGCCGACCGGCACGTCGGTGCTCGTCGCCGGGATGGTGACGCAGTTCCAGATGCGCACCGCCCAGAAGAGCGGCAAGCGGTGGGGCATGTTCTACCTCGAAGACTTCACCGGCCAGTGCAAGTGCATCCTGTGGAGCGACGAGTACGCGCGGCTGAAGGACGTGGTGGTGAACGACGCGGTGTTCCTGTTCGAGGGCGTGGTGGAGTGGCGCGAGGGCGGCAGCAGCGGCGACCTGATCGTCAAGAAGGTGCTGACCGTGGACGAGGCCCGCCGCGAGATGACGAAGAGCCTGCTGCTGAAGATGCCGTACACCGACGACCAGGAAGTGCTGCGGAAGCTGGACGCGGTGAGTTTGGTGCTGAAGCGGAACCGCGGGCAGACGCCGGTGTACCTGAGCGTGCGCGACGGGAACGGCCGGCAGGTGCAGCTGAAGGTGAGCGCCGAGCTGGCGATCAACCCGGGCACGCTGCGGGCCGAGGAGCTGGAGATGCTGCTCGGGCCGGGGGCGGTGCTGTTCACCCGGTAG
- a CDS encoding SDR family NAD(P)-dependent oxidoreductase codes for MTRPLALVTGASAGIGKEIARVLAADHDLVLSARRADELAALAAELGGTSCTVVPADLADPAAPQLLFDAVAAGGRPLDVLVNNAGFGDFGYFATADLPKLLRMVQVNCTALTELTHRFLPGMVERKTGRVLNVGSVAGFQPGPLMAVYYATKAYVNSLSQALSNELAGTGVTVTCLCPGPTRTEFAAAAGRREGKSFSVAQRLTARDVAEIGVSAMTRGTPVVVPGMGNKLLIAAERLLPRGAVVRAVRWMQQKRMPEA; via the coding sequence ATGACCCGCCCCCTGGCCCTGGTGACCGGCGCGAGCGCCGGGATCGGCAAGGAGATCGCCCGCGTCCTCGCCGCCGACCACGACCTCGTCCTGTCCGCCCGCCGGGCCGACGAGCTCGCCGCCCTCGCCGCCGAGCTCGGCGGCACCAGCTGCACCGTCGTCCCCGCCGACCTCGCCGACCCCGCCGCGCCGCAGCTCCTCTTCGACGCCGTCGCCGCCGGCGGCCGGCCGCTCGACGTGCTGGTCAACAACGCCGGCTTCGGCGACTTCGGGTACTTCGCCACGGCCGACCTGCCGAAGCTGCTCCGGATGGTGCAGGTGAACTGCACCGCGCTCACGGAGCTCACCCACCGCTTCCTGCCGGGCATGGTCGAGCGGAAGACCGGCCGGGTGCTGAACGTCGGCTCGGTGGCGGGCTTCCAGCCGGGGCCGCTGATGGCCGTGTACTACGCGACGAAGGCGTACGTGAACTCGCTGTCGCAGGCGCTGTCGAACGAGCTGGCCGGGACCGGCGTGACGGTGACGTGCCTGTGCCCGGGGCCGACGCGGACGGAGTTCGCGGCGGCGGCGGGGCGGCGGGAGGGGAAGTCGTTCAGCGTGGCGCAGCGGCTGACGGCGCGGGACGTGGCCGAGATCGGCGTGTCGGCGATGACGCGCGGCACGCCGGTGGTGGTGCCGGGGATGGGGAACAAGCTGCTGATCGCGGCGGAGCGGCTGCTGCCGCGCGGGGCCGTGGTGCGGGCGGTGCGGTGGATGCAGCAGAAGAGAATGCCTGAGGCGTAA
- a CDS encoding HEAT repeat domain-containing protein, protein MEPLTPQVMHKLVFTILVHGLPDAQTGIALDVLTDAQKNPNGQVRELAVVALAELAVSPSKRVAALTTALKDPYARVRRRAARALGDFGTHALAALPALVNCLRDPDPSVRRDAAGTSGRLGPAAQAAAPGLVTMLGEPETRTRVVAAASLRKVGRPALGAVVQGLGHIDPELRGRCATLLGQMAPDDPQVAAALRLVVEDDDAEVRRRAGEALTHTPSPMDTTAPVGAGVMVAMA, encoded by the coding sequence ATGGAACCGCTCACGCCGCAGGTCATGCACAAGCTCGTGTTCACCATCCTGGTGCACGGGCTCCCCGACGCGCAGACCGGCATCGCGCTCGACGTGCTGACCGACGCCCAGAAGAACCCCAACGGCCAAGTCCGCGAGCTGGCCGTGGTGGCGCTCGCCGAGCTGGCCGTGTCGCCGTCGAAGCGGGTGGCGGCGCTGACGACGGCGCTGAAGGACCCGTACGCCCGGGTGCGGCGGCGGGCGGCGCGGGCGCTCGGCGACTTCGGCACGCACGCGCTGGCCGCGCTGCCGGCGCTGGTGAACTGCCTCCGCGACCCGGACCCGAGCGTCCGCCGCGACGCCGCCGGCACGTCCGGCCGCCTCGGCCCCGCGGCGCAGGCCGCGGCCCCCGGCCTGGTGACGATGCTCGGCGAGCCCGAGACGCGCACCCGCGTCGTAGCCGCGGCGTCGCTGCGGAAGGTGGGCCGGCCGGCGCTTGGCGCCGTGGTGCAGGGGCTCGGCCACATCGACCCCGAGCTGCGCGGCCGCTGTGCGACCCTGTTGGGTCAGATGGCCCCGGACGACCCGCAGGTGGCGGCGGCGCTGCGGCTGGTGGTCGAGGACGACGACGCCGAGGTCCGCCGCCGGGCTGGCGAGGCGCTGACGCACACCCCGAGCCCGATGGACACCACGGCGCCGGTCGGCGCCGGCGTGATGGTGGCGATGGCGTGA